A portion of the Zootoca vivipara chromosome 6, rZooViv1.1, whole genome shotgun sequence genome contains these proteins:
- the CMTM4 gene encoding CKLF-like MARVEL transmembrane domain-containing protein 4 — MRRAEDLEGFDGEASSTSMISGASSPYQPTTEPVSHGHGLRGLRCDPDYLRGTFGRLKIAQVVLALISFICIETIMVCSPCEGLYFFEFVSCSASVVTGVLLLMFSLNLHARIPQINWNITDLVNTGLCTFFFFIASVVLAALNHNKGAEIAAVIFGFLATAVYAVNLFLAVKNWRINSRQQNTRQTSDYMRARTESREVDHRPEIQRLDG; from the exons ATGAGGCGCGCCGAGGACCTGGAGGGCTTCGATGGGGAAGCGTCGAGCACCTCCATGATCTCGGGCGCCAGCAGCCCCTACCAGCCCACCACCGAGCCCGTCAGTCACGGCCACGGGCTGCGCGGCCTCCGCTGCGACCCCGATTACCTGAGGGGCACCTTCGGAAGGCTCAAGATCGCCCAGGTG GTTTTGGCATTGATTTCCTTCATCTGCATAGAAACCATCATGGTATGCTCCCCTTGTGAAGGCCTTTATTTCTTTGAATTTGTCAGCTGTAGTGCATCGGTAGTTACTGGAGTTTTGTTGCTTATGTTCAGTCTAAATCTCCATGCAAGAATACCACAGATCAACTGGAACATTACA GATTTGGTCAATACTGGACtctgcacttttttctttttcattgcaTCTGTAGTACTTGCTGCTCTAAACCATAACAAAGGAGCAGAAATTGCAGCTGTG atatTTGGTTTTCTGGCAACTGCAGTTTATGCTGTGAATTTATTTTTAGCTGTTAAAAATTGGAGAATTAACAGCCGACAACAAAACACAAGGCAGACCAGTGATTATATGCGTGCTCGGACAGAATCCAGAGAAGTAGATCATCGCCCAGAGATTCAGCGTCTGGATGGGTGA